Proteins encoded within one genomic window of Calonectris borealis chromosome 1, bCalBor7.hap1.2, whole genome shotgun sequence:
- the LOC142089822 gene encoding beta-1,4-galactosyltransferase 3-like isoform X2 gives MSLSRVENPCFLLFLFVFQAIFILILYRGGPSNVFRGFLDSHQILDYSKTHDVYTNLSLFTQAPDEEAMPYCSVQSPIFVGPLTITFRMLPSERMIIKKNPFVQSGGRYRPPHCLARYKSAILVAYRNQEKYLHHLLYYLHPFLQRQQLSYSIYLIQQVGNGTFNRAKLLNVGVREALKDEDWDCLLLHDVDLVPENDYNLYVCDEYYPKHMASAMDKFQYTLPYKSFFGGVSALTPEHYMKMNGFPNTYWGSSGENDDIATRIQLAGMKIVRTSPHLGRYKVMDYNEETETQEPWRRPTSRHNTRKTWKDDGMNSLEFKLLSRTKHPLYTNITVDIGYVPPFS, from the exons ATGTCCCTCTCTCGTGTCGAAAAtccttgttttctgctgtttctgtttgtCTTCCAAGCAATATTTATCCTGATACTCTACCGAGGTGGACCTTCAAATGTGTTTCGTGGGTTTTTAGACTCGCATCAGATTCTGGATTACTCAAAAACTCACGATGTGTATACAAACCTCAGCTTGTTTACTCAAGCTCCTGATGAAGAAGCTATGCCGTACTGCTCAGTGCAGTCACCAATATTTG TTGGTCCGTTAACCATTACCTTCAGGATGCTCCCTAGTGAGAGAATGATCatcaaaaaaaatccttttgttcaGTCTGGTGGCCGCTACAGGCCACCTCACTGCTTGGCCCGCTACAAATCAGCCATCCTTGTAGCCTACAGGAACCAGGAGAAGTACCTTCACCACCTTCTCTACTATCTTCATCCTTTCTTGCAGCGCCAGCAGCTCAGTTACAGTATCTACTTGATTCAGCAG GTGGGGAATGGTACATTTAACCGAGCAAAGCTGCTTAATGTTGGTGTCCGGGAAGCCCTGAAGGATGAAGACTGGGACTGCCTTCTCCTGCATGATGTGGACCTAGTACCTGAGAATGACTATAATCTCTATGTTTGCGATGAATACTATCCCAAGCATATGGCTAGTGCCATGGACAAGTTTCAGTACAC tctGCCATATAAGTCCTTTTTTGGGGGTGTATCTGCTCTGACTCCAGAACATTACATGAAGATGAATGGGTTTCCGAATACATACTGGGGCAGCAGTGGTGAAAATGATGACATTGCTACAAG gaTTCAGTTAGCAGGAATGAAAATAGTCCGGACATCACCTCACCTTGGACGCTACAAAGTGATGGACTACAATGAAGAGACAGAGACACAAGAGCCTTGGAGAAG gccTACTTCCCGACACAACACCAGAAAAACATGGAAGGATGATGGAATGAATTCGTTAGAGTTCAAGCTCCTTTCCAGGACAAAGCATCCTCTTTATACCAACATCACTGTGGACATTGGATATGTTCCCCCATTTTCTTAA
- the LOC142089822 gene encoding beta-1,4-galactosyltransferase 3-like isoform X1, translated as MSLSRVENPCFLLFLFVFQAIFILILYRGGPSNVFRGFLDSHQILDYSKTHDVYTNLSLFTQAPDEEAMPYCSVQSPIFVGPLTITFRMLPSERMIIKKNPFVQSGGRYRPPHCLARYKSAILVAYRNQEKYLHHLLYYLHPFLQRQQLSYSIYLIQQVGNGTFNRAKLLNVGVREALKDEDWDCLLLHDVDLVPENDYNLYVCDEYYPKHMASAMDKFQYTLPYKSFFGGVSALTPEHYMKMNGFPNTYWGSSGENDDIATRIQLAGMKIVRTSPHLGRYKVMDYNEETETQEPWRRFSFFFRPTSRHNTRKTWKDDGMNSLEFKLLSRTKHPLYTNITVDIGYVPPFS; from the exons ATGTCCCTCTCTCGTGTCGAAAAtccttgttttctgctgtttctgtttgtCTTCCAAGCAATATTTATCCTGATACTCTACCGAGGTGGACCTTCAAATGTGTTTCGTGGGTTTTTAGACTCGCATCAGATTCTGGATTACTCAAAAACTCACGATGTGTATACAAACCTCAGCTTGTTTACTCAAGCTCCTGATGAAGAAGCTATGCCGTACTGCTCAGTGCAGTCACCAATATTTG TTGGTCCGTTAACCATTACCTTCAGGATGCTCCCTAGTGAGAGAATGATCatcaaaaaaaatccttttgttcaGTCTGGTGGCCGCTACAGGCCACCTCACTGCTTGGCCCGCTACAAATCAGCCATCCTTGTAGCCTACAGGAACCAGGAGAAGTACCTTCACCACCTTCTCTACTATCTTCATCCTTTCTTGCAGCGCCAGCAGCTCAGTTACAGTATCTACTTGATTCAGCAG GTGGGGAATGGTACATTTAACCGAGCAAAGCTGCTTAATGTTGGTGTCCGGGAAGCCCTGAAGGATGAAGACTGGGACTGCCTTCTCCTGCATGATGTGGACCTAGTACCTGAGAATGACTATAATCTCTATGTTTGCGATGAATACTATCCCAAGCATATGGCTAGTGCCATGGACAAGTTTCAGTACAC tctGCCATATAAGTCCTTTTTTGGGGGTGTATCTGCTCTGACTCCAGAACATTACATGAAGATGAATGGGTTTCCGAATACATACTGGGGCAGCAGTGGTGAAAATGATGACATTGCTACAAG gaTTCAGTTAGCAGGAATGAAAATAGTCCGGACATCACCTCACCTTGGACGCTACAAAGTGATGGACTACAATGAAGAGACAGAGACACAAGAGCCTTGGAGAAG gttttctttcttcttcaggccTACTTCCCGACACAACACCAGAAAAACATGGAAGGATGATGGAATGAATTCGTTAGAGTTCAAGCTCCTTTCCAGGACAAAGCATCCTCTTTATACCAACATCACTGTGGACATTGGATATGTTCCCCCATTTTCTTAA